Genomic window (Agromyces mariniharenae):
TGCCTCGCGTCAGCGGCCTGGAACCCGCCGACATCGGCGGCCTCACCGATCGGGTCCGCGCCGAGCGCGGCACCGCGTTCGCCACGAAGATCGAGGTGCACCAGCCCCGCGACGAGGCGCTCGTCGAGGCGTTCCTGGCGCACGGGTGGCTGCCGGCCAAGGCCTCGCAGTACCGGCACACGGTCGTCGTCGACACCTCGACGAGCGAGGAGGAGATCCTCGCGAACATGAAGAAGCGCGCCCGCGCCGAGATCCGCGTCGCCGAGCGGCACGGGGTCGAGGTGCGACGCGCCGAGCTCGACGCCGCGAACCGCACCCGCATGATCGACCTCGTGCGCGAGACCGAGGAGCGCTCGGGGGCGTTCTTCCGCGGCGACGACTACCTCGAGTCGGTGTGGGAGACGTTCGCCGCCGACGATCGCGGCCAGCTGTACTTCGCCCGCTACGGCGACGAGATCGTGGCCGGCGCGTTCATCGCCCGCTACGGGCCGAACGCCTGGTACAAGGACGGCGGCTCGACCCGCGAGCATCCGCAGGTCATGGCGTCCCGCCTGCTGCAGTGGCGCATCATCTGCGACCTGGCGTCCGACGGCGTCGCGCGGTACGAGCTCGGCCACGTCCCGCCGCCGGGCGAGCCCGACGCCCCGGGCCAGGGCATCCTCGTCTTCAAGAGCGCCTTCACGCGCGACGTGCTCGAGTACATGCCCGCGTTCCAGCTCTCGCACGAGGAGCGCGGGGAGGCCTGGCGGGTGGGTGAGGGCGCGTTCCTCGCCGCGCATCGCGAGCGCACGGGCGATTACTGGTACTGAGCTGGTGACGGCGCTGCGTCCGTTGCGAATGCTTACAGCGCGGTAAGTCGCGCGATCGGCCGACGCGCTACAGTGAACGCGGCGGCAGGCCCGATGCCGCGAACGACCGGCGGATGCCGCGACACGACGACTGGAGCACCACCATGACCACCGGCTCGGCCGACTACCGCGACGCGGGTCTCGCATTCCCCGACGACTTCCTCTTCGGATCGGCCACGGCGTCGTACCAGATCGAGGGCGCAGCCGACGAGGACGGCCGCGGGCCGTCCATCTGGGACACGTTCAGCCACACGCCCGGCAAGGTCTGGAACGGCGACACCGGCGACGTCGCCGACGACCACTACCACCGCTGGGAGCAGGACCTCGACCTCATGGCGGAGCTCGGCCTCGAGGCGTACCGGTTCTCGATCGCGTGGCCGCGGATCCAGCCGACGGGGCGCGGGCCGGCGAACGAGGCCGGCCTGGCGTTCTACGAACGGCTCGTCGACGGGCTCATCGCCCGCGGCATCCGGCCCATCGCGACGCTGTACCACTGGGACCTGCCGCAGGCGCTCGAAGACGAGGGCGGCTGGGCGAACCGCGCGACCGCCGAGGCGTTCGCCGACTACGCGCGCATCGTGGGGGAGCGCCTCGGCGACCGGATCGCCGTGTGGACGACCCTCAACGAGCCGTGGTGCAGCGCCTACCTCGGCTACGGCTCGGGCGCCCACGCGCCCGGCCTCCTCGACGGCGCCAAGGCGCTCGCCGCAGTGCACCACCTCAACCTCGCGCACGGCCTGGCGATCGCGGCCCTCCGCGCGGTCGTGACGAACGACCCGGGCTACTCGATCACGCTCAACCTGCACGTGATCCGCCCGCACGGGCCGACCGGGGCCGAGGCCGCGCGACGCATCGACGGGCTCGCGAACCGAGTGTTCCTCGGGCCGCTCCTCGACGGCGAGTACCCCGCCGACGTCATCGCCGACACGGCCGAGGTCACGGACTGGTCGTTCGTGAAGCCCGGCGACCTCGAGCTCATCCGCCAGCCGATCTCGCTGCTCGGCGTGAACTACTACTCGACGGTCACCGTCGAGATGTGGGACGGGGTCTCGCCGCGCGTGAAGGCCGACGGCCACAAGGACATGGGCGGCACGCCCTGGCCGGGCTCCGAGCACGTGGAGTTCCTCGTGCAGCAGGGCCCGTACACCGCGATGGGCTGGAACATCGACCCGTCGGGCCTCGAGGACCTGCTCGTCGCGCTGCACGAGGCGTACCCGTCCTTGCCGCTCATGGTCACCGAGAACGGCGCCGCGTTCGACGACGAGGTGACCGACGAGCCCGACGGCCCCGCCGTGCACGACGTCGAGCGCGTCGACTACCTGCGCCGGCACTTCACCGCCGCCCACCGCGCGATGGCCCGCGGCGTCGACCTGCGCGGCTACCAGGTGTGGTCGCTCATGGACAACTTCGAGTGGGGCTACGGCTACTCCAAGCGCTTCGGCATCGTGCGCGTCGACTACGACACGCTCGAGCGGCTGCCGAAGGACAGCGCGAAGTGGTACGCCGAGCTCATCCGCACGAGGGCCATCCCGGCGTAGTCGAGCGGATGCCGCGGGGCGGCCCCTCCGGCCCGGGCGCTCAGACGGGCGGGGCTCACGCCTGCGGGTTCACGCCCTCGCGGAGCTCGCGCGCGAGGTGCGCGACGACGGCCGTGAGGTCGCCGCCCGCGGACTCCGCGACGCGAAGCTGCCGCTGGTAGCTCGCCCCGCCGTCGAGCATCGCGCGCACCTGCTGCAGCTCGGCCTGGCAGCCGAGCCGCTCGGCCACGGGCACGAGCGTCGTGAGCAGTTCGCGCAGGTCGTCGCCGACGAGCCGCTCGCTGCCCGCGACATCCGTGATGATCTCGGCGTCCATGCCGTATCGGGCCGCCCGCCACTTGTTCTCGCGCACGTACCAGGGCTGCAGCACGGTCAGCGTCTCGCCGTCGTCGAGGCGCTGGCTCATCCACTCGACGAGGCACTGCACGAGCGCGCCGATCGCCGCGATCTCGGCGGCGGTCGAGACGCCGTCGCAGACGCGCACCTCGACCGTGCCCCAGCGCGGCGACGGGCGGATGTCCCAGCGGACCTCGGTGTGGTCCTCGATGACGCCCGTCCGCACGAGGTCGTCGACGTAGCGCTCGTACGCGGCCCAGTCGGCGAGCGGGTAGGGGAGTCCGGCGGTCGGGAGCTGCTGGAACATGAGCGCGCGGTTCGAGGCGTAGCCCGTCTCGACGCCCGCCCAGAACGGGCTCGAGGCGCTGAGCGCCTGCAGGTGCGGCATGTACGCGAGCAGCCCGTCGAGGATCGGCAGCGCCTTGTCGCGATCATCGACGCCGACGTGCACGTGGATGCCCCAGATCATCATGTTCCGCCCCCACCAGCGGGTCCGCTCGATGAGCTTGTGGTACCGCGGCTTGTCGGTGAGGCGCTGGTCGTACCACTGGCTGTAGGGATGCGACCCGCTGCAGATGAGCTCGTACTCGCCGAGCTCGTCGATCACCGCCCGCACCTCGGCGAGCTGGCCCTCGAGGTCGGCGACGGCGCCGGCGACCCGCTCGTGCACGCCGCTCACGAGCTCGACCGTGTTCGTCAGCAGCTCCGACGTGATCGACGGATGCGTCCCGCCCTCGCTGCGCTCGTCGAGGAGTTCGAGTACGCGATCGGCGATGGACGCGAGCTCGCCCGTCGAACGGTCGACGATCGCGACCTCCCACTCGAGGCCGATCGTGGAACGCGGGGAACGTGCGAACTCGATCGGCATGCGCGGCCTCCCTCGGGGCGTGCGGGAATCGTGCTCGCAATCATCGCACGGACCCGCCCGACGCGACGGGCGCGCGTCGGAACATGGCGCTCATGCGGGCGTCGAGTACGATGTGCCGCATGATGCGTCACCCGGGCAGGTTCCGATGAGCGGCCAGCAGATGCGCGTGCTCGAGGTGCTGAGCCTGCGCGAGCAGGTCGAGCGCACGCTCTCGTCGCGCATCGTGACGGGCGAGTTCGCGCCGGGCACCGTGCTGACGGTGCCGACGCTGGCGGGCGAGTTCGGCGTGAGCGCGACGCCCGTGCGCGAGGCGATGCTCAACCTGGCCCGTCGGGGGTTCCTGAGTCCGCTCCGCAACCGCGGGTTCGAGGTGACCGAGGTCTCGGACGACGAGCTGCGCGAGCTCGGGGAGATCCGGCGGCTCCTCGAGGCGCCGCCCATGCGATCGCTCGCAGGAGCGCTGCCCGACGAGACGGTCGAACGGCTGCGGCGCCTGGCCGACGAGATCGTCCGCGCCGGCCGCGAGGGCCGCTTCGAGGACTACCTCGAGGCGGACACGACCTTTCACCTGACGCTGCTCGAGCGGACGGGGAATCGGCACCTCGTGCGGCTCGTGTCGGAGCTCCGCCAGCAGACCCGGCTGGTGGGACTCGTGAACCTGGCCGATTCGGACGAGCTGGAGAGCTCGTCGCTCGAGCACGCCGAGCTCATCCGCCTGCTCGTCGAGGGCGACGGCGAGGGTGCCGAGGCCCTCATGCGCCGGCACATCGGCCACGTGGCCGGCCTCTGGAGCGGGCGCCGGGAGGCGTAGTCCAGCTCACCCTCGCCCGTCGCGGACGCGCGACGCCCGACGCCTTCCGCGTTCGAGGTTGCCAAACGCTTCGCCATGAGTAATATGTCACGTACCGCCCGTAGTGATATGTCACGCATGACATCGCAACGGATCCCTGCAACGTCGCACAGAGGAGAATCCCATGTCGTATGGACCCCGGCGCCGCACGCGCCTCCTGCAGCTCGCCGCCGGCGCGAGCCTCCTGCTGGCCATGACCGGGTGTTCCGGCGGCCTGGCCGGCGGCGGCGGCGGCGGTGGCGATGACGGCGACGGACCGATCTCGTTCGGCATGCTGGCGCCGTTCTCGGGGAGCGAGTCCGCGTTCGGCGCGTACATGCAGAACGGCGCTCAGCTCGCGGTCGACGAGTTGAACGCCGACGGCGGGGTGCTCGGCCGGGAGCTGGAACTCGTCGTCGAGGACGACGCCTGCGATGCCACGACCGCGGTCGCCGGAGCGAACAAGCTCGTGACCGAGGGCATCACGGCTTCGGTCGGGGGGTACTGCTCCGGCGCGACCCTGCCGACCCTCCCGATCTTCGACGAGGCCGGCATCCCCATGGTGATCCCGGCCGCGAACTCTAACGAGCTCGTGCAGGGACTGCCCGGCGTCTTCCTCATCAACGGAACGGGCACCCAGCAGGCCGCGGCCGCGGTGCAGTACGCCGAGGAGATCGGCGCGACGACGGTCGCCGCGATCGACGACGCGACCTCGTACTCGGCCGACCTCGCCGCCTCGTTCGTCGAGCAGGCCGGCGACGCCGGCCTCGAGATCGCGTTCGAGGAGACCGTGACGCCGGGGGAGAACGACTACTCGGCCGTGGCGACCGAGCTCGCGAGCGTGCAGCCCGACCTCGTCTACTGGACCGGCTACTACCAGGAGGGCGGCCTGATCGTCCGCCAGGCGACCGACGCAGGCTACACCGGCGCGTTCCTGGTCGGCGACGGGTCGGTCGACGCGAAGTTCGCCGAGATCGCCGGTCCCGGGTACACCGACAACGTCGTCGCGACGTTCACCCAGACGCCCGACATGATCGAGGGTGCCGACCAGTGGATCGCCGACTACTCCGAGCTCGCGGGCGAGGCACCCGGACCGTACTCGACGCAGGCCTACGACGCGGTGCGCGTCATGGCGCAGGCGATCGAGGATGCCGGCAGCACCGACTTCGACGCGGTCGTCGCCGGCCTCGAGGGTCTGGAGGGCTTCGACACGTTCGCGGGCCCGCTGACGTTCACCGACGACCACACCCTCTCGGGCGGCGGGTTCGTGATCGTCTCGATCGATCCCGCCACGAACGCGTTCGTGCTGAAGGACGACCTGCAGGGCTGAGTCGCCCGGGACGGGCGGCGCTCGCCGCCCGTCCCGGACCGGCACCGGAAGGAGTCACCGCACCGTGATGCAACTCATCTGGAACGGCCTGATCGTGGGCTCGTTCTACGCCCTCGTCGCGCTCGGCTACAGCATGGTCTACGGGATCATCAAGCTGCTGAACTTCGCGCACGGCGACATCTACATGCTCGGCGCGTTCGTCGGGTTCTTCACGCTCTCCGCGTTCGGGATCTCGAACGAGACCTCGATCCCGCTGCTCGTCGTGATCATGCTGCTCTCGATGGTCACGACCGGCCTGATCGGCGTCGGCATCGAGCGGATCGCGTACCGTCCGCTGCGCAAGAGCCCACGGCTCGCCGTGCTGATCACCGCGATCGGCGTGTCGTTCACGCTCGAGTACGGGGTGCGCCAGATCTTCGGTCCCAATCCCGAGGCGTTCCCGATCCGCCTGGAATCGAGCGGGTTCGATTTCGCGGGCATGCGCATCACGGCTTCGCAGCTCGTGCTGGTGATCATCGCGGCGGTGCTGATGCTCGTGCTCGCGCACATCGTCGAACGCACCCGGGAGGGTCGCGCGATGCGTGCGATCGCGCTCGACCCGCAGGGCGCGCAGCTCATGGGCGTGAACGTGAACCGGGTCATCGCCACCGTGTTCTTCATCGGCTCCGCCCTCGCCGGGGCCGCGGGCGTGATGGCCGGCGCGTACTACGGGTCGATCGACTTCCTGATGGGATTCATCATCGGGCTCAAGGCGTTCACCGCCGCGGTCATCGGCGGCATCGGCAACCTCTACGGCGCGATGCTCGGCGGGCTCCTGCTCGGCCTGCTCGAATCGTTCGGGGCCGCCTGGTTCGGCGGCGAGTGGCGCGACGTGTTCTCGTTCGCGTTCCTGATCCTGTTCCTCACGTTCAAGCCGACGGGCCTGCTCGGCGCCCGCGTCGTGGAGAGGATGTGACATGGCCCGCGACCTCGACCTCGCGCTGAAGCACGCGCCCCTGCGCGCGCCGGCCCCGCTGTTCGACCGTCCCCGACCCGCGACCGGTGTCTTCACCTCGCAGAGCGGGTTCCTCCGCGCACTCGGGACCCTGGCCGTGCTGCTGCTCGCCGCGCTGCCGTTCCTGGACGCGTCCCGGTACACGATGTCGATCGCGACGAGTGCGCTGATCTACGTGATGCTGTGCATGGGCCTGAACGTCGTCGTCGGGTACGCCGGACTCCTGGACCTCGGCTACATCGCGTTCTTCGCCGTCGGCGCCTACGTCTCGGGCATCTTCACCACCGTGCTCGGGTTCCCGATGTGGCTCGCGCTGCCGGCCACGATCGCCGCCTGCATCGTCGCGGGCATCCTCATCGGCGCCCCGACACTGCGGCTGCGCAGCGACTACCTCGCCATCGTCACGCTCGGGTTCGGCGAGATCATCCGGATCACGGCGAACAACCTCGAGATCACCGGCGGCCCGTCAGGGATCCACGGCATCCCTTCGTGGGACTTCGGCGGCTGGAGCTTCGACGACGGCTTCACGGTCGGCGGGCTCGCGTTCCCCGGCTACGTCGTCTTCTACTACTTCGTCGCGGCCGTCGTGGTCGTCGTCGGGGTGATCGGCGCCGGCCGCCTCGCGAAGGGGAAGATGGGCCGGGCCTGGAAGGCCGTCCGCGACGACGAGGACGCCGCCGAGGCCATGGGCATCAACACCTACGTCGCAAAGATCTCCGCGTACATCATCGGCGCCGTCTGGGCGGGCATGGCGGGCCAGCTCATGGCGACCCACCTCTCCGCGATCAGCCCGAACAGCTTCCAGTTCCTCTACTCCGCGCTGATCCTCATGGCGGTCGTGCTCGGCGGCATGGGCTCGACCCCAGGCGTGATCATCGGCGCCCTGTTCGTGTCGCTGGCTCCCGAGTTGCTGCGCGACTTCGCCGAGTGGCGCTACCTCATCTTCGGCATCCTGCTCGTCGTCGTGATGCTGTTCCGACCGTCCGGACTGTGGCCCGCCACTGCGGTCCTCCCGTGGCTCAAGCGCACGAGACCGCAGCCTCCGCCGTTCACCTCGGCGGTCGGCGCGATCGACCAGGGCGTCCCCGACGTCGAACCCAGTGTCATGGAGTCCGTCGACGGCCTGCCCGCCGCCGATGCCGAGGAAGGGAGGCAGGCATGAGCGCCCTGCTCGAGGTCCGGGACCTCCGCCTGCAGTTCGGCGGCGTGAAGGCCGTCGACGGTCTCAGCTTCGAGGTCCGCGAAGGCGAGATCCTCGCCGTCATCGGCCCGAACGGCGCGGGGAAGACGAGCGCGTTCAACTGCATCTCGGCGTTCTACCTGCCCACGTCCGGGTCGGTCGTGTTCGACGGGAAGCGCATCGTGCGCGAGGTGCCGGGCTTCTGGCGCGCGCTCCGGCTCGGGCACCTGCTGCAGAGCTTCGGCTTCTACCGGGTGCTCCCGTCACGCGTCACGAAGTGGGGCATGGCCCGCACCTTCCAGAACCTGCGGCTGTTCCGCGAGCTCAGCGTGCTCGACAACGTGAAGTCCGCGATGCACTCGATCCTCCGCGAGGGGTTCTGGTCCACGCTGCTGCACACGCCCGGGTACCGGCGGGCCGAGGAGGCGTGCGCCCGCGAGGCACGCGGATGGCTCGACTTCGTCGGCTTCGAGGACGACGAGGACCTCTACGTCGGGCAGCTGCCCTACGGCGAGCAGCGCCGCGTCGAGATCGCCCGCGCCCTCGCCACGAGCCCGAAGCTGCTGCTGCTCGACGAACCCGCCGCGGGCCTGAACCACAACGAGAAGCAGGCGCTCATGGAACTGATCCGCCGGATCCGCGACCTCGGTGTCGCGGTCGTGCTGATCGAGCACGACATGGGCCTCATCATGGAACTCGCCGAACGCATCGTCGTGCTCAACTACGGCAGGGAGATCGCCGACGGCACGCCTGCGCAGATCAAGGCCGATCCCCTGGTCATCGAGGCGTACCTCGGCGTCGACGAGGACGAGGAGGCGATCGACGCCACGCGTCTGCGCACCGGGACCGTCTCGGCCGACGCGATCGCGGACGCGTTCGGCGCGAGCGCCGTCGGCGCGGCATCCGATGGGAAGGACGGTGGGTCGCGATGACCGCGCTGGAGGTGCAGGACGTCGACGTCTACTACGGCCGCGTGCACGCGCTGCGGCGGCTGAGCTTCTCCGTCGGCGACGGCGAGATCGTGTGCCTGCTCGGCAACAACGGCGCGGGCAAGTCGACCACCATGAACCTGCTGTCGGGGCTCGTCCGCCCGAAGGACGGCGCGGTGCGGTGGAACGGCATGGACCTCGCGACGGCGAAGCCGTGGGACATCGTCTCGGCCGGGCTCATCCACGTGCCGGAGGGGCGCCGCATCTTCTCGACCATGACCGTGCACGAGAACCTGCTGCTCGGCGGGTATGCGGTCCGCGACCGGCGCGTCGTCGACCAACGCATCGCGCAGGTCTACGAGCTCATGCCGCGGCTGGCCGAGCGCCGGAAGCAGCAGGGCGGCACGCTCTCGGGCGGGGAGCAGCAGATGGTCGCGATCGGCCGTGCGATCGTGGGCGGTCCGAAGCTGCTGCTGCTCGACGAGCCGTCGATGGGACTCGCCCCGCTGGTGGTCAAGCAGGTCATGGAGGTCATCGCCGCCGTGAACGCGCAGGGGACCACCGTCCTGCTCGTCGAGCAGAACGCCAGGGCCGCGCTGAAGATCGCGCACCGCGCCTACGTCGTCGAGACCGGGACCGTCACGCTGTCGGGATCGGCCGCCGAGCTCGCGCGGGACGCGCGCGTGGTCGAGGCCTACCTCGGGGCATGATGGCGGAAGGCACCCGCGGACGCCGCGGGTGCGCTTCCGGTCGAGCATAGGTAATATGTCACGTATCACTGAGAGGAGCCGGGCATGCGCGTCGTCGTGATCGGTGCGGGCGCCATCGGCGCGTCCTGCGCGCTCGCGCTCGCCGAGGCCGGCGCCGAGGTCGTCGTCGCCGACCGCGCGGGCGTGGCGGCGGAGACCTCGAGTCGCTGCGAGGGCAACATCCTCGTGTCCGACAAGGCGCCCGGCGCCGAGGCCGACCTGGCGATCGCCGCTCGCGAGGCCTGGCGCGACCTCGCCGCCCGGCTCGACGCCGACCGCGCGCCGGGGCAGCCCGCCACCGAGTTCGAGGCGAAGGGCGGCGTGGTCGTCGCCTTCGCGGGCGGCACCACCGCACTCGAGGCGTTCGCCGCGTCGCAGCGCGCGATCGGCATCCGCGCCGACGCGGTGTCCTCCGAGGACCTCGGTCGCCTCGAGCCCCACCTGAGCCCCGAGGTCGCGAGCGGCATCCACTACCCCGAGGACGCCCAGGTGCAGCCGAGCCTCGCCACCCAGGCGATGCTCGCCAGGGCGCGCCGCCTCGGCGCCGAGTTCCGCATCACCGAGGTCACGGGTCCCGTGCACGACGGCGATCGCCTGGCCGGCGTGGTCACGCCCGAGGGCGCGATCCTCGGCGACGCGGTCGTGAACTGCGCGGGCCCGTGGGCCGGCCGCGTCGCGGACCTGCTCGGCGCACGCCTCGACATCCGACCCCGGCGGGGCGCCATCCTGGTCACCACTCCCATGC
Coding sequences:
- a CDS encoding ABC transporter ATP-binding protein, with the protein product MSALLEVRDLRLQFGGVKAVDGLSFEVREGEILAVIGPNGAGKTSAFNCISAFYLPTSGSVVFDGKRIVREVPGFWRALRLGHLLQSFGFYRVLPSRVTKWGMARTFQNLRLFRELSVLDNVKSAMHSILREGFWSTLLHTPGYRRAEEACAREARGWLDFVGFEDDEDLYVGQLPYGEQRRVEIARALATSPKLLLLDEPAAGLNHNEKQALMELIRRIRDLGVAVVLIEHDMGLIMELAERIVVLNYGREIADGTPAQIKADPLVIEAYLGVDEDEEAIDATRLRTGTVSADAIADAFGASAVGAASDGKDGGSR
- a CDS encoding NAD(P)/FAD-dependent oxidoreductase — protein: MRVVVIGAGAIGASCALALAEAGAEVVVADRAGVAAETSSRCEGNILVSDKAPGAEADLAIAAREAWRDLAARLDADRAPGQPATEFEAKGGVVVAFAGGTTALEAFAASQRAIGIRADAVSSEDLGRLEPHLSPEVASGIHYPEDAQVQPSLATQAMLARARRLGAEFRITEVTGPVHDGDRLAGVVTPEGAILGDAVVNCAGPWAGRVADLLGARLDIRPRRGAILVTTPMPQRVFHKVYDADYVGAVGSSDAALQTSTVVESTPAGTVLIGSSRERVGFSTAHTLAPLAEIAAKATRLFPFLADTMLLRSYVGFRPYTPDHLPAIGADGRVGGLFHAAGHEGAGIGLAPTTGQLVAHAVLGTPAPLDPAPFLPTRASLEEAA
- a CDS encoding branched-chain amino acid ABC transporter permease, which encodes MQLIWNGLIVGSFYALVALGYSMVYGIIKLLNFAHGDIYMLGAFVGFFTLSAFGISNETSIPLLVVIMLLSMVTTGLIGVGIERIAYRPLRKSPRLAVLITAIGVSFTLEYGVRQIFGPNPEAFPIRLESSGFDFAGMRITASQLVLVIIAAVLMLVLAHIVERTREGRAMRAIALDPQGAQLMGVNVNRVIATVFFIGSALAGAAGVMAGAYYGSIDFLMGFIIGLKAFTAAVIGGIGNLYGAMLGGLLLGLLESFGAAWFGGEWRDVFSFAFLILFLTFKPTGLLGARVVERM
- a CDS encoding ABC transporter ATP-binding protein produces the protein MTALEVQDVDVYYGRVHALRRLSFSVGDGEIVCLLGNNGAGKSTTMNLLSGLVRPKDGAVRWNGMDLATAKPWDIVSAGLIHVPEGRRIFSTMTVHENLLLGGYAVRDRRVVDQRIAQVYELMPRLAERRKQQGGTLSGGEQQMVAIGRAIVGGPKLLLLDEPSMGLAPLVVKQVMEVIAAVNAQGTTVLLVEQNARAALKIAHRAYVVETGTVTLSGSAAELARDARVVEAYLGA
- a CDS encoding GntR family transcriptional regulator, which gives rise to MSGQQMRVLEVLSLREQVERTLSSRIVTGEFAPGTVLTVPTLAGEFGVSATPVREAMLNLARRGFLSPLRNRGFEVTEVSDDELRELGEIRRLLEAPPMRSLAGALPDETVERLRRLADEIVRAGREGRFEDYLEADTTFHLTLLERTGNRHLVRLVSELRQQTRLVGLVNLADSDELESSSLEHAELIRLLVEGDGEGAEALMRRHIGHVAGLWSGRREA
- a CDS encoding glutamate--cysteine ligase codes for the protein MPIEFARSPRSTIGLEWEVAIVDRSTGELASIADRVLELLDERSEGGTHPSITSELLTNTVELVSGVHERVAGAVADLEGQLAEVRAVIDELGEYELICSGSHPYSQWYDQRLTDKPRYHKLIERTRWWGRNMMIWGIHVHVGVDDRDKALPILDGLLAYMPHLQALSASSPFWAGVETGYASNRALMFQQLPTAGLPYPLADWAAYERYVDDLVRTGVIEDHTEVRWDIRPSPRWGTVEVRVCDGVSTAAEIAAIGALVQCLVEWMSQRLDDGETLTVLQPWYVRENKWRAARYGMDAEIITDVAGSERLVGDDLRELLTTLVPVAERLGCQAELQQVRAMLDGGASYQRQLRVAESAGGDLTAVVAHLARELREGVNPQA
- a CDS encoding branched-chain amino acid ABC transporter permease, whose translation is MARDLDLALKHAPLRAPAPLFDRPRPATGVFTSQSGFLRALGTLAVLLLAALPFLDASRYTMSIATSALIYVMLCMGLNVVVGYAGLLDLGYIAFFAVGAYVSGIFTTVLGFPMWLALPATIAACIVAGILIGAPTLRLRSDYLAIVTLGFGEIIRITANNLEITGGPSGIHGIPSWDFGGWSFDDGFTVGGLAFPGYVVFYYFVAAVVVVVGVIGAGRLAKGKMGRAWKAVRDDEDAAEAMGINTYVAKISAYIIGAVWAGMAGQLMATHLSAISPNSFQFLYSALILMAVVLGGMGSTPGVIIGALFVSLAPELLRDFAEWRYLIFGILLVVVMLFRPSGLWPATAVLPWLKRTRPQPPPFTSAVGAIDQGVPDVEPSVMESVDGLPAADAEEGRQA
- a CDS encoding GH1 family beta-glucosidase; amino-acid sequence: MPRHDDWSTTMTTGSADYRDAGLAFPDDFLFGSATASYQIEGAADEDGRGPSIWDTFSHTPGKVWNGDTGDVADDHYHRWEQDLDLMAELGLEAYRFSIAWPRIQPTGRGPANEAGLAFYERLVDGLIARGIRPIATLYHWDLPQALEDEGGWANRATAEAFADYARIVGERLGDRIAVWTTLNEPWCSAYLGYGSGAHAPGLLDGAKALAAVHHLNLAHGLAIAALRAVVTNDPGYSITLNLHVIRPHGPTGAEAARRIDGLANRVFLGPLLDGEYPADVIADTAEVTDWSFVKPGDLELIRQPISLLGVNYYSTVTVEMWDGVSPRVKADGHKDMGGTPWPGSEHVEFLVQQGPYTAMGWNIDPSGLEDLLVALHEAYPSLPLMVTENGAAFDDEVTDEPDGPAVHDVERVDYLRRHFTAAHRAMARGVDLRGYQVWSLMDNFEWGYGYSKRFGIVRVDYDTLERLPKDSAKWYAELIRTRAIPA
- a CDS encoding branched-chain amino acid ABC transporter substrate-binding protein; protein product: MSYGPRRRTRLLQLAAGASLLLAMTGCSGGLAGGGGGGGDDGDGPISFGMLAPFSGSESAFGAYMQNGAQLAVDELNADGGVLGRELELVVEDDACDATTAVAGANKLVTEGITASVGGYCSGATLPTLPIFDEAGIPMVIPAANSNELVQGLPGVFLINGTGTQQAAAAVQYAEEIGATTVAAIDDATSYSADLAASFVEQAGDAGLEIAFEETVTPGENDYSAVATELASVQPDLVYWTGYYQEGGLIVRQATDAGYTGAFLVGDGSVDAKFAEIAGPGYTDNVVATFTQTPDMIEGADQWIADYSELAGEAPGPYSTQAYDAVRVMAQAIEDAGSTDFDAVVAGLEGLEGFDTFAGPLTFTDDHTLSGGGFVIVSIDPATNAFVLKDDLQG
- a CDS encoding lipid II:glycine glycyltransferase FemX, which produces MEGIVQAAQSQSQQVAVAWDDRVLATHSTPHFMQSSTWEAVRSRGHWHVHRRGLGTDRDYPVLVFERLAEGFGLFQHLPRVSGLEPADIGGLTDRVRAERGTAFATKIEVHQPRDEALVEAFLAHGWLPAKASQYRHTVVVDTSTSEEEILANMKKRARAEIRVAERHGVEVRRAELDAANRTRMIDLVRETEERSGAFFRGDDYLESVWETFAADDRGQLYFARYGDEIVAGAFIARYGPNAWYKDGGSTREHPQVMASRLLQWRIICDLASDGVARYELGHVPPPGEPDAPGQGILVFKSAFTRDVLEYMPAFQLSHEERGEAWRVGEGAFLAAHRERTGDYWY